A stretch of DNA from Deltaproteobacteria bacterium:
AGGTTATAGGTTTTTGCTTTTCCCATCACCTATTGCCAATTGCCTATTGCCAGTTTTTTATACCTCCAGTATCTCCTTTTCCTTATGATGGAAACCCTCGTCAATCTTTACTATATATTTATCTGTTATGTCCTGAACCTGAGCCTGCAGTTTTTTATGTTCGTCCTGAGATATGGTCTTGTCTTTTTCAAGTTTTTTAAATTCCTCATTTGCATCCCTTCTTATATTTCTTATACTGACCTTTGATTCTTCTGCCATCTTTTTTGCCACCTTGACAAGTTCCTTTCTTCTCTCTTCATTAAGCGGCGGGATAGGTAACCTGATAATCTTCCCATCGTTTGCAGGATTTAAACCAAGTTGAGATGCAAGGACAGCCTTTTCTATCACACCAATTATGCTTATGTCCCATGGCTGGATTGTAATCAACCTGCTTTCAGGGACAGACAATGTGGCAGCCTGATTTAAAGGTGTTAATGTTCCATAGTAATCAATCTGTATGCCGTCAAGGATGGATACAGATGCCCTGCCTGTTCTGAGTCGTGCCATTTCATGATGGAAGACATCAACTGTCTTTTCCATCCGTTCCTTCATCTCTTTTATTATAGTATCCTTCACTCTAACTACTCCTTTACAATAGTTCCAATATTTTCACCCATTATAATCTTTTTTATATTACCCCGCTCTTTTAGATTAAAAACTACTATGGGCAGTTTATTGTCCATACACATTGATATGGCTGTTGTATCCATAACCCTCAGGTTATTTTTAAGCACATCTATATAGGAGAGGTTGTCATATTTTATTGCGTCTTTTGACTTCATCGGGTCCTTATCATACACACCACCCACCTTTGTTCCCTTTAATATGACCTCTGCGTGAATTTCCATAGCGCGCAGGGATGCCGCTGTATCTGTTGTAAAGTATGGATTTCCTGTCCCGGCAGCAAATACTACTACCCTGCCTTTTTCAATGTGCCTTACCGCCCTTCTCCTTATATATGGTTCAGCAACCTCTTTTATCTCTATAGCAGACATTACCCTTGTAAAAACCTCTTTTTTCTCAAGGGAGTCTTGTAAAGCCATAGCATTTATAATTGTAGCCAGCATACCCATATAATCAGCAGTTGCTCGGTCCATACCATTAGCACTGGCAGCAACACCTCTGAAGATATTGCCGCCTCCGATTACGATGGCAATCTCAACACCAATATTATGGATTTCTTTTATTTCTTCTGATATGGAATCAACAATCCCTGTGTCAATGCCAAATGGTTGTTCACCAAGCAATGCCTCACCGGAAAGTTTTAGGAGGATACGACGATATTTTAGTTGGGACATAATAAATGCCGTGATGCGTGAAAGAACAAAATCAAAAATTAAATATCAAAAATCAAAATTAAGGTATTTCATTTTTAAATTTTGATTTATCATTTTGATATTTGCATTTTTATTTTTGATTTAACGTATCACGCTCACGTATAACGGTATTTACATTGCTGCTGCCACTTCTTTTGCAAAATCAGTAGTCTTTTTCTCTATACCTTCACCAACCTTGAACCTTGCAAACCGTCTTATAGATATGTTTTCACCAAGTTTAGCAATTACCGCTGTCAAAAGTTCGCTTATGGTTGTATCAGGATTTTTTACAAATGGCTGCTCCCAAAGGCATATCTCTTTAAGCAACTTATCAACCTTTCCCTCCACCATTTTTTCTATTACCTTTGCAGGCTTACCTGACTCAATCGCCTGTGTCCTGTAAATCGCCTTTTCCTTTTCAATAAAATCCTGATGCACCTCTTCCCTCTTTACATACTGCGGGTTTGCTGCAGCAATATGCATAGCAATATCTTTTACAAGCAACTGAAAATCTTCTGTCCTTGCAACAAAATCGGTTTCACAGTTGACCTCAACAAGAACACCTATCTTGCCCCCTGAATGTATATAATATCCGACAGTTCCTTCAGATGTAATCCTGCCTGCCTTTTTTTGTGCAGCGGCAAGCCCCCTTTCCCGGAGGAAGGTAACTGCAGATTCCATACAACCATTTGTTTCTGCCAGTGCCTTTTTGCAATCCATTATA
This window harbors:
- the tsf gene encoding translation elongation factor Ts; amino-acid sequence: MEISASMVRDLREATGAGIMDCKKALAETNGCMESAVTFLRERGLAAAQKKAGRITSEGTVGYYIHSGGKIGVLVEVNCETDFVARTEDFQLLVKDIAMHIAAANPQYVKREEVHQDFIEKEKAIYRTQAIESGKPAKVIEKMVEGKVDKLLKEICLWEQPFVKNPDTTISELLTAVIAKLGENISIRRFARFKVGEGIEKKTTDFAKEVAAAM
- a CDS encoding UMP kinase, coding for MSQLKYRRILLKLSGEALLGEQPFGIDTGIVDSISEEIKEIHNIGVEIAIVIGGGNIFRGVAASANGMDRATADYMGMLATIINAMALQDSLEKKEVFTRVMSAIEIKEVAEPYIRRRAVRHIEKGRVVVFAAGTGNPYFTTDTAASLRAMEIHAEVILKGTKVGGVYDKDPMKSKDAIKYDNLSYIDVLKNNLRVMDTTAISMCMDNKLPIVVFNLKERGNIKKIIMGENIGTIVKE
- the frr gene encoding ribosome recycling factor, giving the protein MKDTIIKEMKERMEKTVDVFHHEMARLRTGRASVSILDGIQIDYYGTLTPLNQAATLSVPESRLITIQPWDISIIGVIEKAVLASQLGLNPANDGKIIRLPIPPLNEERRKELVKVAKKMAEESKVSIRNIRRDANEEFKKLEKDKTISQDEHKKLQAQVQDITDKYIVKIDEGFHHKEKEILEV